The following are from one region of the Bactrocera oleae isolate idBacOlea1 chromosome 6, idBacOlea1, whole genome shotgun sequence genome:
- the LOC106616957 gene encoding uncharacterized protein — MLKLVVVLSTLLAVAVARPGYLSHAPLLYSAPATVIHEPVLAKVGAVVKSFPTAVSHQSSSIVHSSAVAVEPILAPIVKTTYAAPVLHAAPIYKTIALPSLHASHSVGWW, encoded by the exons ATGCTGAAACTG GTGGTAGTGTTGTCTACTCTGCTTGCCGTCGCCGTTGCGCGTCCTGGCTACCTCTCACACGCGCCCCTGCTCTATTCGGCGCCAGCCACTGTCATCCATGAGCCGGTTTTGGCCAAAGTAGGCGCGGTCGTGAAGAGCTTCCCCACCGCTGTCTCCCATCAGAGCTCATCGATTGTGCACAGTTCAGCTGTTGCTGTGGAACCCATTCTAGCGCCCATTGTGAAGACCACTTACGCAGCACCGGTGCTGCATGCTGCCCCGATATATAAGACCATTGCATTACCCTCTTTACATGCATCGCATTCAGTCGGTTGGTGGTAA
- the LOC106616959 gene encoding cuticle protein LPCP-23, giving the protein MFKLVVLSALLAVAAAAPGFIASHPVVYSAPIATVAVHEPVLTKVGTVVKSIPTSVSHQSQSVVHSSAHLVEDIVAPVVKTSYIATAPVVHTYAAPVVLKSW; this is encoded by the exons atgttcAAGTTG GTGGTGTTGTCTGCTCTCCTCGCCGTAGCTGCTGCTGCTCCAGGCTTCATTGCTTCCCATCCAGTGGTGTACTCCGCACCCATCGCCACAGTTGCCGTGCACGAACCCGTTCTGACCAAAGTGGGCACCGTGGTGAAGAGCATTCCCACTTCAGTCTCCCACCAAAGTCAATCGGTTGTGCACAGCTCTGCCCATCTTGTTGAGGATATTGTTGCACCAGTTGTCAAGACAAGCTATATAGCCACTGCTCCAGTTGTGCATACTTACGCTGCACCAGTGGTTCTGAAATCGTGGTAA
- the LOC106616953 gene encoding larval/pupal cuticle protein H1C-like: protein MFKLVVLSALLAVAAAAPHVVESPVVYSAPAAVAVQEPVLAKVGSVVKSVPTAVSHQSSTIVHSSAVAVEDVVAPAVKTTYSAPVVAAAPVVKTVAAAPVVHQTYAAAAPVVHQTYAAAAPVVHQTYAAAAPVAHQTYAAAAPVLHKTYAAAAPVAHQTYAAAAPVLHQTYAAAAPVVHQTYAAAAPVAHSAPLVHTSYGAAVVAASSPLTYTAHGLW, encoded by the exons ATGTTCAAGTTG GTGGTATTGTCTGCTCTCCTCGCCGTAGCTGCTGCTGCTCCTCATGTCGTCGAATCACCCGTGGTCTACTCTGCGCCCGCTGCCGTGGCCGTTCAGGAGCCCGTACTCGCCAAAGTGGGCTCTGTGGTGAAGAGCGTACCAACCGCTGTCTCTCACCAGAGCTCCACCATTGTGCACAGTTCGGCGGTCGCTGTTGAGGATGTCGTGGCTCCAGCTGTCAAGACTACCTATTCCGCACCCGTTGTTGCTGCCGCTCCAGTTGTAAAGACTGTAGCTGCTGCTCCAGTTGTGCACCAAACTTATGCTGCTGCTGCTCCAGTTGTACATCAAACTTATGCTGCTGCTGCTCCAGTTGTACACCAAACTTATGCTGCTGCTGCTCCAGTTGCACACCAGACTTATGCCGCCGCTGCCCCAGTTCTACACAAAACTTATGCCGCTGCTGCTCCAGTTGCACACCAGACTTATGCCGCCGCTGCCCCAGTTCTACACCAAACTTATGCCGCTGCTGCTCCAGTTGTACACCAAACTTATGCCGCTGCTGCACCAGTTGCCCACTCCGCTCCTTTGGTGCACACCAGCTATGGCGCTGCTGTGGTTGCCGCTTCTTCTCCACTCACCTACACCGCTCACGGTTTGTGGTAA
- the LOC106616952 gene encoding uncharacterized protein, translating to MFKLVVLSALLAVAAARPSLIESHPVVQLAPAVSVAVQEPVLTKVGSVVKSIPTAVSHQSSTIVHSSAVAVQDIVAPAVRTSVVSAPAVVQTVAAAPLLQSTAVQHVVAAPLLQHAPVAHLSAPLTNLHAASSLINGLW from the exons atgttcaagttG GTGGTATTGTCTGCTCTCCTGGCCGTAGCTGCTGCTCGCCCCAGTCTCATCGAATCCCACCCAGTGGTGCAATTGGCACCTGCCGTCAGCGTGGCCGTGCAAGAGCCTGTGCTCACCAAAGTGGGCTCTGTGGTGAAGAGCATCCCCACTGCTGTCTCCCACCAGAGCTCCACCATTGTGCACAGCTCAGCGGTCGCTGTTCAGGATATTGTTGCACCTGCTGTGAGGACTAGCGTAGTGTCCGCTCCAGCAGTGGTACAAACTGTTGCTGCTGCTCCTTTGTTACAATCAACAGCCGTGCAACATGTTGTCGCAGCTCCATTGTTGCAGCACGCTCCAGTTGCTCACTTGTCTGCACCTCTGACTAATTTGCATGCCGCATCCTCTCTCATTAATGGCTTATGGTAA
- the LOC106616954 gene encoding larval/pupal cuticle protein H1C, protein MYKLFVLAALVAVAAAAPSHLYESPVVYSAPAAVAYQEPVLAKVGSVVKSIPTAVSHQSQSIVHSSAHVIEDVVAPVVKTSYVSAPVFKTIHSAPLVHTSYAAAAPVFKSYGAAPVVHSYAAPLAYDTHYSSW, encoded by the exons atgtacAAATTG TTTGTCCTTGCTGCCCTCGTCGCCGTTGCCGCCGCTGCCCCAAGCCACTTATATGAAAGCCCAGTTGTGTACTCGGCTCCAGCAGCTGTTGCATACCAAGAACCCGTCTTGGCTAAAGTTGGCTCCGTTGTGAAGAGCATTCCCACCGCTGTCTCCCATCAAAGCCAGTCGATTGTGCATAGCTCAGCTCATGTTATCGAGGATGTGGTGGCACCAGTTGTGAAGACCAGCTATGTCTCCGCTCCTGTCTTTAAGACTATCCACTCTGCTCCTCTGGTGCACACCTCATATGCCGCCGCTGCCCCTGTCTTCAAATCATATGGCGCGGCTCCAGTTGTGCACAGTTATGCTGCGCCTTTGGCTTACGACACTCACTACTCATCTTGGTAA
- the LOC118682028 gene encoding larval/pupal cuticle protein H1C-like: MYKLFVLAALVAVAAAAPSHLYESPVVYSAPAAVAYQEPVLAKVGSVVKSIPTAVSHQSQSIVHSSAHVIEDVVAPVVKTSYVSAPVLKTIHSAPLVHTSYAAAAPVFKSYGAAPVVHSYAAPLAYDTHYSSW, from the exons atgtacAAATTG TTTGTTCTTGCTGCCCTCGTCGCCGTTGCCGCCGCTGCCCCAAGCCACTTATATGAAAGCCCAGTTGTGTACTCGGCTCCAGCAGCTGTTGCATACCAAGAACCCGTCTTGGCTAAAGTTGGCTCTGTGGTGAAGAGCATTCCCACCGCTGTCTCCCATCAAAGCCAGTCGATTGTGCATAGCTCAGCTCATGTTATCGAGGATGTGGTGGCACCAGTTGTGAAGACCAGCTATGTCTCAGCTCCTGTCTTGAAGACCATCCACTCTGCTCCTCTGGTGCATACCTCATATGCCGCCGCTGCCCCTGTCTTCAAATCATATGGCGCGGCTCCAGTTGTGCACAGTTATGCTGCGCCTTTGGCTTACGACACTCACTACTCATCTTGGTAA
- the LOC118681331 gene encoding larval/pupal cuticle protein H1C → MYKLFVLAALVAVAAAAPSHLYESPVVYSAPAAVAYQEPVLAKVGSVVKSIPTAVSHQSQSIVHSSAHVVEDVVAPVVKTSYVSAPVFKTIHSAPLVHTSYAAAAPVLKSYAAAPVVHSYAAPLAYDTHYSSW, encoded by the exons atgtacAAATTG TTTGTTCTTGCTGCCCTCGTCGCCGTTGCCGCCGCTGCCCCAAGCCACTTATATGAAAGCCCAGTTGTGTACTCGGCTCCAGCAGCTGTTGCATACCAAGAACCCGTCTTGGCTAAAGTTGGCTCCGTGGTGAAGAGCATTCCCACCGCTGTCTCCCATCAAAGCCAGTCGATTGTGCATAGCTCAGCTCATGTTGTGGAAGATGTGGTGGCACCAGTTGTGAAGACCAGCTATGTCTCAGCTCCTGTCTTTAAGACTATCCACTCTGCTCCTCTGGTGCACACCTCATATGCCGCCGCTGCCCCTGTCCTCAAATCATACGCCGCAGCTCCAGTTGTGCACAGTTATGCTGCGCCTTTGGCTTACGACACTCACTACTCATCTTGGTAA
- the LOC118681329 gene encoding uncharacterized protein, with protein MCNLPLLLAFVLSIAAIQARPSLKYLPAVAEHVEYTPTVVGHTVHSLPAAVSHQSQTIIHEKRPYLRPIVEHTPIFKTYTPVVKAYSPVIKTYAPSTSVAWPPVSYGPVYTSSYAGLYDGWSSPSLKSGYGGWSSGWKPSTVYEDWDAWALKK; from the exons ATGTGTAACTTA CCGCTGCTACTTGCCTTCGTCCTTTCAATCGCCGCGATCCAGGCGCGCCCTAGCCTCAAGTATTTACCAGCAGTAGCTGAGCATGTCGAGTATACGCCCACTGTGGTCGGGCATACGGTGCACTCACTGCCCGCCGCAGTTTCACATCAGAGTCAAACCATTATACATGAGAAGCGTCCCTACCTTCGTCCCATAGTGGAGCATACGCCGATATTTAAGACCTACACGCCCGTTGTAAAGGCGTATTCACCTGTAATTAAAACTTATGCACCCAGCACAAGCGTCGCCTGGCCGCCTGTCTCATATGGACCCGTGTATACATCATCTTACGCCGGTTTGTACGATGGCTGGAGCTCGCCTAGCTTGAAGAGTGGTTATGGCGGCTGGAGCTCCGGTTGGAAACCGAGTACCGTTTATGAGGATTGGGATGCCTGGGCACTGAAGAAATAA